The genomic window CACCTTCGCTGTCGCAGCCTCGGCCTCGAGGTTCTCGTAGACGACATGCGAGGCTCCTGCGAGCTGCAACAGCAGCAACCACGCCCAAGCAAAACTCACTACAAGTGCTCTCATTGCCCTCACTCGCATACAGATCAGGTAGCACGAACAGGTGAAGGATGCAACAAAGTGGAGGACGGGGGATGCTATTTATACTGTGCAGCCGCAGGCCGGACCGCTGATCGGCTGCTTCTTCTCGTCTCACAACGAGATATATTATGCCTAAAAAACACCATAAATCTGTGGATTTTTTATTGACGAAGAATAAATCTATGGGTTGACTCTGATCAGCCTTGTCTGAAGTTATACATATCTATCTTTAGATTAAAGtatatttatttttttctctcttttagaTAAAGAATATTTAATTTTTCTTGGGAAGGTCGTCTGTTGACCATTGTATCTATTTGTCTGTCTATCCACCTATAGTATTACAGAAACAAACTTATTAAAAAACACCTCTATGTCATAGGAATCTATCTACTCCATCCCATAATAGGAACATGTCTTCTCCATCCCATCATAAATCTATTCCCTGTCaaaaataaatgcacatctcgcTTTCTAAGGAGTCAAACATTTTaaagtttgatcaaatatatacaaaaatatgcactaatatttatgatgtatGATAAGTATTATTACATTAAGAATTGAATATACTTTCGTAATGAACACATTTggaaagatataaatattgatattattttctatattcGTAGTCAAACTTAAATTTTTTTGACTCCTCAAGAAgcgagatgtgcatttattttggaacagagggagtagtcaTTTTTATCTTCATCCTGCAAAAGAGTGACATTTTTAGCTTTGTCGGAAGTCCTCAATTTCAACCAAATTTATAGAGaagagtatcaatatttatgacactaACTATTTTTTATCAAGTTATTGAAAACCACCATTTTTATAGTCTACTATGCCTTATTCATGGTGTAGAAGGTGGAATTTTATATAGTTGATTTATAAAAATGACAATATATTTGTTATTAAAAAATATATTTACATGATAAATTTACTCACCTCCATCTTACATCGTTAACATATCTCATTTTTTAAGACCAAACCCAAATACTAAATTGCTCAGTCTTCACCTTTGCTCAATGAAATGGGCCGGGAAATAAATCAGCAAACAGTCAATTACACACGAGCTCTAGGCCTGCTGCAAACTCCCATCCGCCTGCTAGGGACGACGCCTGGAGAGCCAAATTAGGCCCAAGAGGTCCAGCCCTTTGCACCGGCACAGTTTTCCTCATTAGCCAACTGATCCGTTGGATGTtcgggaaagagagagagagagagagagagatccgtTGGAAGCAAAATACTATTTTGAAAGATGTACTGTAGCAAATTGTGCCCGATCTTCATCTGCACCCAAAACAGCCCAGCCCCAATTCCCAAAATCATTGAaagctgcaaaaaaaaaaatgaatctTGTGCAATTGCAGCTAATAAATTCagtatttgttgattgatgatTATACGACTTCACCAGGCTGATAGTGGCTTCCATCCTTATTCAGGTGGCTAAGGTGCTGTTGCAGTGTTTCCACCAACAGAAATGTTCTCTTTTCATTAGTCCTTCAGGAGGTACCACCGTCTCAGATTCTAGTACATGAGGTACAGTATTATTTTTACAGCTTTTTTTATTGATTTTTATTGAAGAAATTTTATTTAGCTTTTGCTAAACACTCAACTATCTATTATTATTACTCCATTCTGGATCAACAAAATTTCTGGGCCAACGTTTGATGTGGAAAACTTGGGCGCCGTTACGCGTCAAGATCTTTTTATGGCTGGCATTCAGAAGGAGACACTGGACCGCTGACCGTCGTGCCCGCCATGGCCTCGACGCGAGAGAGCAATGCTACCTCTGTGATCAGGTGACTGAAACCATTGATCATATTATAGCATGTTGTCCATACACCAGGGAAGTATGGCATCACATCTGCCAAGCTCTCGGCCGACAGCTTCCACTGGCAACACCAACAATTCACACCTTCTGGCGACAACTGCGATCGTTGTGGACCGGCCAGCAGCAGCAAGGCTTTGACATCCTCTTCGCGCTTGTATCCTGGACAATTTGGAAGGAAAGGAATGCTCGATGCTTCCAGGATGCCTCCGACACAGTGGGCTAGCTGATGCCGGTGATCAAGGCAGAGACGGATACTTGGATTCAGGCCGGGGCGCATGGCCTCGAGTTTTTGGCAACAGGGGCATCGCTAGAGCTGCTGTTCAGTCGTCATGGTTGTCACCTTCAAGATGTAGCCTTTCAAATCTGTAACCAGCTTAATGCCGGAAGTCTTTTGTATTCTTAAACTCTATCTACTCAATACAATGATACACAATCCTCTtgcatattcgagaaaaaaacTATCTATTATTACAAAGTTTTGGCCACTAAGGATGCTGATGAAGAGCTCTAAAAAATCAACAAAAGTGTAAAAAACTACATGAAACTAGCAACAAACTAAGCTCTAGCCTATTAGAAGACCTCTACCTATTTTTGACAAAATTCTGTATTGTTGTAGTCTTCATCACTCGGCATACCCACTTCAAATTTTGTTGGTCGAACTTCTTTTAAAGCATTGACTAGAACTGCATCCCATAGGTTGCCCTAAAAACAACATGTAAATAAGACTATAATTAATGTTTTTTTGGTCAAAACCATATAGACTACAAAGAAAGCACATGCTCCCACTCAAATTTGAGATCGTAGCTTTGGATCCATTTGTTGTAACCATATTTGAACAAAAAGTCATATCATAGCTTTGGATCCATTTATTGTAACCATGTTTAAAAAAAATGGTCATATCAATTGGTGGTTGTAAGCCAAATTCTATGGACAATCCTTCAAATAAATTATGCTATGTTACACTCCAAAAACAATTGTTGGATGATTCCTTTATTGTAAAAAATAATACTTTTCATCACCCTTCCTATTTTATTTTAGGAGATCGTCTTTTGTCAAAATCACCCCTTAAACAAATATCTTGAACTTTTAGGGGTACTTGAGCTTCCATAATGATTTATTTAGAGGCACTGCAATTTGGTTTACTATTCTTTATACATTCGCAAGGTGAAAATCCCTATTAGTAAGGGTCTATTTAAGGGTCTACTAATTGTTGATTGAGTTGCACAAATGTCACTTTTATGACCGATTCCTGTCTACTTAAGTAGTCTGTCATCACTAGCATTCTACGAAAAGAAATATTAAGAGGTGTGGTGCTAAAAACGTGATCAACTATTACATGTTTCTTTTTTATAATATTATATAAACATAGATATTATTTTTTACGGTGAAGTTTCCTAACCACTTACCCTCTCTGTCATCACAACCTAACTTCGAGCACCACAATGAAGGTTAAAGGTGGAGAACCGTGGATCTGCCAGCTTCTAATACGTTGTACCCAAAGTTTCAAATATACAATTCCTAAGAAGTTCTTGCCAGACTCCAACTTTATTGATAATTTTGTAAAGCCATTCACTAAGTAAGTAGGGCCGTCTTAGGGGGGTGGACAGCAGGTGCGacgctcgggggggggggggggggggggggggggggggcacatgagtatatgtatgtatatattacTTAGTATATATATGGTCTATCGTGCTAAGGTGTTTGGTATGGCTCCTCTGTAGAAGCCGCTGTCGGACCCGGAGCCGTGTCGGATAGGCCCTAAAAATTATATTGCTAGGCCCTTGTTGCTTGCTTTCCTATAAGGGTCCATGAAATTGTTGAGACGGTAACTAAGCATCGATTTTCAATCTCAAGATTTGAAATTCCTAAGCCATAAATTCTCCCATTGCCAACCTTTTTTTTTCTTACGGTGTCCCTTGCTAGAAAAAGATAGACCTATAATAGTCTAGCTTTTCAAAAAGACCTTTTAGTATTCAAAGAAGTATATTTCAAGGCTACTTAAAATTGAGTCTACAAAACTAGCCAACCTTCATAAGGATAAAAGTTTTCATTTCTAACTACGTATTTTCTTTTAGAAGTATTCTTTGGCAGATTTCTACTCTTTGTTATTGATCTTTCTACAATTCATTGGTATACCCAGGTATTTAAAAGTGTATTGACCCGTCCTACGTCCAAAGATCTATGAGTATTTTTCAACGAAATCCTTAGCTTCCTCATAGCAAAACAATTTACTATTGTGAAAATCAATTTTTAATCCCGAAAGCTTTCGAAGACGTACAAAAGATTTTgttttctattatttgcttgttcaATTCGATATCATGTTCAATATGATTATGTCATCAGCACACTGTTGAACTGAGAGGCCTTCATCTACTTGATATGGCTATTATGTTGGTGCTTCGTAATTGCAAGACTAGGAAACACGGCTCATGAGAAAATATACGGTGACAAAATTCTGCGCGACGAACTGAATGATCATATAGTGCGTGAAGCATTTTCGCGTTCACTTCCTTCCGTTGGCCGGTGGTGAGCGTTTGTGCGAAAGGAAAGTTAGAGTCGATATCGATGATTCGAGAGTATATAGAGAACGTGCCCTAGCTAGTGCGAGCTACAACATGAACCTCGGAAAGGAATGGACACGGACGTCGATCGCATCAAAGTTTGAGAAGTGACCGAAGCTGAGAGAACTTACACGGTGGAAGGACAGCGACAACGAACGAACAACAAGCGGCCTGTTCCAGTTGACGGTGTGCTCGGGAAGTCGGAAGATTCCTTGACGGTGCCTTTTTCCTATATATCCGAGAATACACTGGCAGCTCTTTTAGCCGCGCGCCTAACTGTTACTTATTCCAGCTAGACCCAGCAAAAGTTGACGTGTACCTCGCGTAGGCGCGTAGCTGGAGCGCGTAATTGGTAGTTCGGCATTGGCACAGTTGATTCCCAAAGGTAACAGACGAAAATAAAGGCAAATACCACCGGGGTGCTAGTGCCCGCCCATCGGCGGTAACATCCGTCCGACACTTTACCGTCCACCGGTCAGCAGCGCGTGCAATAATATTTTAATCCAGCAATTGGTATTATGTGAACATCACTAAAATAATGATAACAAAAATgatattataataaataatattcTAGTTTTAGGTTCATGCAATTGGtattataatatatataaaaataaaaataatgataacaaaaatgatgaatagtaaataaatacataacataaataaaaaataataaaatctagagcaaagcatgagaaaaaaataaataatgcaatagagaaaaaattaaaaagaatATCACATGGATACTTTTCAAACATCCTAAAATAGACTATAgaatatcacatgtatactaaATGAATATCACTAAATACATCctagaacatcactaaatacattagagaacatcacatatatattatgtgaacatcactaaatacatcatAAAACATCACACGTATACTGTGTGAATATCACAAAAAATcataaaacatcacatgtatactacgataacatcacatgtatattacgCGAACATCGCAAAATACATCATAAAACATTATAtgcataccacataaatataaaaacatcacagaacatcacatgtataacacACAAACAATAAAAAAACATAGAACATCACACGTATATTACATGAACATAAAAAACCAACCTAGAACATcataaaaaataataagaaaagaaaacataaataaaagaaagataaataataataataataatagtaataataataataataataataataataataataataataataataataataataataataataataataataataataataacaacaacaacaacaacagcaacaacaacaacataaaaCAGAAAAGTTAAAAAAATGAATGATGTGTGaagagaaaaaaggaaaaaaagaaaagaaaaaaattaaagaAAGATTGAAAAATAAAAAGCATGAATCAAAGAAAACATAAttagaaaagaaacaaagaaaaataaaaaagaaatcaaaagacaacacatgtaaaaaaaagaaaaaaaatgaaatataAAAAACtgaaaagaataataaaaatcacataaaaagaaatataaataaaaaatgaagcacaacaataaaaataaaaagagaagagaaaaacgaaaaaaaagaaaagaaaaagaaaacatttGTACTTACCTATCAGAAATCCAACATCTAGGCTTCGCTCGTGCACATGGGAGCGTGTGGGCCACCAGGAAATCGCAGCCACTGGGGCTCGATCCCTGGCCGGCAAGGTTCCAACCACCGGACCTTGCCACCCGAGCTACGCTCGGTTCTCAGCGGAGAGCACATTGTTGCAAAATGAAGAGAAAGGCCAGAGAGCGCAGTGACaactattttttttttattaattgTAGATATCAATATTGCAATCTTTCAGTGCATATATATTCAAGGGTTCTGTAATGTGTGGGAGCATGGGTTGATGGTTTAtattattaattattaatttatcattaagttattgtaagattGTTTTTAACTAGGCGCAAGTTTGACACTTGTCTGTACTCCGTTACACTAAAATCCATCAGAGCTACGCAATAAATCGGCCTATAATATGAACAAGTATTGATGTATTACTATTAGCATATAGCTCATCGACATGCGCCCTTGCACACGTTGGCAGCTCTAAGCCTGGAATAGCTTAGACAAAACCAAAATCAGGAAACGAACCTATCCGAATCAAAGGATGTGGCAAGaaccaaccaaaaaaaaaaaactttgattcCACGCTCCAACCAGCAAAATGTAACCAGGTGGTGCACTGACATTTCTTTAGAGCAAAGCCGACGGCCGGTGGTAAGGTTTTTTTTAAGCCTTCTCTTAGCTCATTTACATAGTAGTTAGCTCATCATTATTAATATAtgacccacttgtctctctcataaactttcttgatttttgtGCCTAAGCCGGTTGTAAATTTACAGCCCGCTTCCGTTTtctttcctctcctctctcctctctcctccacatCAGTATTTAGCTAGCTTACAGCCTactactctctccgttccaaattacaagtcgcattgatttttttggtatatttattttactatgcatttagatataataatatgtctagatgcatagtaaaatagatgaaaaaaaaatcaaagccaCTTATAATTTAGACAGAGAGAGTATTATACTTGCTCTGACATTTTCACCTCAGAGATCACTTCCCTAGTATGATTTATTTATCCATGGAGGGAACAGGGAAGCGAGCGGCGAGCGTTACTGGTGGGTGGTGGCCCAAAGCTCTCACCTCCAGCGCCTAAAAAGTAAAAAGCCAGCTCCTGATCGCACACACCTCTAACGCGCGACGCCCAGGCCATCGCCGACGCAGTATAAATAGAACTCCTCTCCTCTGCTTCCGGGCATCCTCTACCAGTTCTCTTCTTGTTCTTGCTACACGGCTACACTTCTGTGCCTAAAGCGAGAGCTAGCTAGCAATGAGGGCGCTTGGAAGGGTTGCTTGGTCATGGCTGCTGCTCCTGCAGCTCGCCGGGGCGTCTCATGTCGTCTACGACTACGAGAACCTCGAGGTTGAGGCGGCGGCTGACACCGTGCCGCCCTCCATTGTCGACCCCCTGCTGAGGACAGGGTACCATTTCCAGCCTCTCAAGAACTGGATCAATGGTAACGTAAACCTTGCTCGATCTACACACTTGCTGCCTGCTTGGCCCACGTCCAAAAATAGCCTTGAAATTAGACAGTGTTGTTCTCTCACTGATCGAGGCACAACTAGACAGGTCATGCAGATAAATTAGCCACCCGAGGTTTTTTAGGGTGAGATCGATGTCAAACTTCCCTTGAAACAAGAGGCTCAAGTATGTATATGCTTGGGAACAGAGAACTGAGAACATTGATGTCAGACATGCTCATCACGACAGGAATCAAGAGATGATTCTGAAGTCTGAACACTTAACGTTTAAATCATTCCATCGTTATTTAACTAATAAACCTCAAATTTCGTATATGTTCATACTGCTAGAGGAGGACAGTGCTATCTATCACGCTCTAGCAGTGCCGCCCAGGTAGCCGTTAACTGTAAACTGAGGAAGTTTCAGGTTCGCCAATAAGTTGAACATATATTCTGTCAAATTACCAGTGTTTAGATTCGTAAAcagtcacttctaactttctaaGTAGGTAGCTCTACTTCTGTTGCCTTTTCCTTTTATTAGGCTTTATTTAAGAAAGATAGTAGGTATTGTCAAGGTTTGGTTCTAACTCGTTTTTTTTTCCCATTCCCATCTTCCGTCGGCTGCTCTGCGCTATGATTCCATCGGCGGCCAAACTTTGCGACGTCAGATCCCAACGGTACGTCGTTTTCGATTCCTTGCCAATAAATTTCCTTCGATGAATGACTATCGATCTGCCCCTGTACGACGAGTATCTGCTAGTAGATTTCTATatagatagatatatatatgtgttttCGCAATTGTGCAAATGCATTACACGCGGCGTGAAACAGTAGTGACGCCTTTTAGGACGAGATGGGAGACAGTCGCGGACTCCAGATCGATGTAGGCATGCATACTTGCATAGCAATAGCATACTTGTGTGGTGGACCATGCACGGGCTGACTGTCTCGCACCATGGTCGTCCCGGCCACTGCCACTAGCTCACCAGCATAGTTCAGTTTCCTCAAAGAAATGCATGGTTAGTTCCATTTCCATGCATGCATAATCTCTGATAGCTCCATAACAGTACCATACTGATTTTTTTAGAGAAATAAAGTTTATTCCATAATGTTTTATCAGAACCAATACCATATTGTTGGTGTTCTGATATTAACTGtaaataaaatctgatttgatATATGTATATCTACGACAGCTCCGTTGTACTACAAGGGGTGGTACCACCTCTTCTACCAATACAACCCGAAAGGCGCCGTGTGGGGCAACATCGTATGGGGCCACTCGGTGTCGCGGGACCTCATCAACTGGGTCGCCCTGAAGCCGGCGATCGAGCCCAGCATCGCATCCGACAAGTACGGCTGCTGGTCCGGGTCGGCGACCACGCTGCCCGACGGCACGCCGGCGATCATGTACACGGGCGTGAACCGTCCCGACGTCAACAACCAGGTCCAGAACATCGCGTACCCTCGGAACAAGTCGGACCCGCTGCTCCGGGAGTGGGTGAAGCCCACGCACAACCCGATCATCGTGCCCAGGGGCGGCGTCAACGCGACGCAGTTCCGCGACCCCACCACGGCCTGGCGCCACGCCGACGACGGCCACTGGCGGCTGCTCATCGGCAGCGTGGACGGTGCCGCCCGCGGCGTGGCGTACGTGTACCGGAGCCGCGACTTCAAGCGGTggacgcgggcgcggcggccgctgCACTCGGCGGACACGGGGATGTGGGAGTGCCCGGACTTCTACCCGGTCAGCACGGCCGGCCGGCGCGTGGGCGTCGAGACGTCGGAGGCGGAGTCGGGCTCGAGTCGTCAGGCCAAGTACGTGCTCAAGAACAGCCTCGACCTGCGACGGTACGACTACTACACCATCGGCACGTACGACCGGACGGCCGAGCGGTACGTGCCGGACGACCCCGCTGGCGACGAGCGCCACCTGCGGTACGACTACGGCAACTTCTACGCGTCCAAGACGTTCTACGACCCGGCGAAGCGGCGCCGGATCCTCTGGGGCTGGGCCAACGAGTCCGACACCGCCGCCGACGACGTGGCCAAGGGCTGGGCTGGGATTCAGGCGATTCCGAGGACGGTGTGGCTGGATCCCAGCGGGAAGCAGCTGCTGCAGTGGCCCATCGAGGAGGTGGAGGCGCTCAGAGGCAAGTCGGTCACTCTCAAGAACAGGGTAATCAAGCCAGGGCAGCACGTCGAGGTGACCGGGATACAAACGGCACAGGTACCTTTCTCGTGCTTTACCACTTGCGATCCTTTTCACCGTCCATATTTTGCCTGCGCATGCATATATTTTTCCAATCCAAAGAGGCAAAAAGGAACAGCAGCAATCCTGGAGATCTTATCTGCCGCGAGTGCTCAGCTGCACGCACAAGCTGATCGTGATGCCCAGCGTGCCGTGCAGCCGTGCGCGCCCACTGTTCCCGTCCGTTCGTGCGATCTACGTCGCCCACCTATTTTTCACCGCACCTTTCACCGCCACGTTAGCAGCTCGAACGAGCCCTTTTCTTGTCCAGGTGCGAGCTGACCAGATACTGTGTGCAGGCTGACGTGGAGGTGAGCTTCGAGTTCGAGGTGTCGAGCCTGGTAGGCGCCGAGGCGCTGGACGACCCGGCGCTCGCCAGCGACGCGCAGCGCCTCTGCGGCGCCAGGGGCGCCGCCGTGGAGGGCGGCCTGGGGCCGTTCGGGCTGTGGGTGCTGGCCTCCGCCAACCGGGAGGAGAGGACCGCGGTGTTCTTCAGGGTGTTCCGGCCCGCGCGCGGCGGCGACAACCCCGTGGTGCTCATGTGCACCGACCCCTGCAAGTAAGTGAGTGCCCCGCGCACTGCCCGGCAGGTCGATGCGTGACACGTTGGCATGTGGTCAGCCATGAGTTTTTCGTGCCTGCAATGCAATATGCAAATAGCAGAGCTGACTCTGCATGCTGGTGGTGCTGCTTGGCTCTGCTAGTTGTACACTTGTACTTGACTGCAGCACTGACTTGGCTTTCCATTTCTTTTCTGGATCGGATCGCATAATAGGTCATCTCTGGACCCGAACCTGTACCAGCCGACGTTTGCAGGTTTTGTTGACACAGACATTTCTAACGGCAAGATCTCTCTGAGAAGCCtggtatgcatgcatgcatgcgagtAGTATAGTACAACTGACCCATTTTTTTCCCCTTATAATTAAATTACCTTTATTTGCTTGTTAATTTTCCCATCTGCAGATCGACCGGTCGGTGGTGGAGAGCTTTGGAGCCGGGGGCAAGACGTGCATCCTCTCCAGGGTCTACCCGTCGCTCGCCATCGGCAAGAACGCTCGCCTCTACGTGTTCAACAACGGGAAGGCGGACGTCAAGGTGACCCGTCTCACAGCATGGGAGATGAAGAAGCCACTCATGAATGGCGCTTGAaatatatatttacatatatatacGGGCTTCAGTTGGCTGTGCGTGATGGATCGATGGATCGTGCTCCGATCCTTTGTACGATGGCCAGTATGATTCCACTGCAGGAAAAACTATTAGTGTTTGATTGTACGAAGGTCCAATTCACATGCCACTACGGACAATAACTAGTATTTGTTCATGATCTGATGAGTAGGCATTGATATAAAGTGCTAATTTATAACCTGATCTCTCGGTACTGCTGCAACCGGTTAAAAAACCTGTTCTTTATTCAATAGAGTTGCTGTAGGGGTGCAAACCCCTCCAGTTTCCCTAAAAAAACCTGTTCTTCAGAACAATATTTGTTTAAATCTTAAAAACCGTGCAAACATCAATAACTTTACATTATTTACTTTGAAATAAAACATGTAAACTATACGTATATATTTGTattaaaaacacttgcaaaaaactttTAAATTTGAATGATTCCATAAAAATTAAGGAAAAACAATTTTGTCAAGTTTTTTTTACTAGAGATAATATTAATTAGTGAAGGGTTTTCTTTTCCAACGAAAATAAATATGTCTATGGTTTCATGATAGTGACTAAAGTATGGCAACATATGATTTTTTGAAGATCCAAACAAATTATCATTCCTTTGGAACTTTGAACCTATCATGCCCAATAATTTTCTGCTCCATAAAAAAAAATGCATAACCTCATGACTTTGATTCAGCGGCAGAGCCAGGATTTTTGTGGAGCCTGGGCGAGACACAACGTAATACTAAGGATACATTTGGCACGGCTCTGACTCCTCAAGTGGAGTAGCTTTTTTGGTGCAGCTGAAGATATTTTGAAAAACGTGTGGCAAAAACaactctagttttttaataactTGTATTAGGTTTCTGAGGAGGAATTAGGAGAAGTTATATTTCTGCGACTCTGGCTCCTCGATAAAAAATGGCTTTGGCTCCTCTGGGCTCCTTGCATACACTACGGGAAACATGTGATTTGCCGAATGCAAAaatttttgtcgagtgccaaatttcgggcactcggcaaagacctgctttgccgagcgccgcactcggcaaaatatggcactcggcaaagaccggcactcggcaaaggcagacactcggcaaagatttgtagGGGCCTAATggcatccagcggcgtcctctttgccgagtgccccccgtttggcactcgacaaaatattttttttcggttttttgccaccaatttttttgaagctttagtacactaccacaaataacatgtttaaatttgggacattttcattgccttttggcatatttctatagtttattttgttttgttgaatttttccagaaaatgtaagtttgaactgcatgtgcatcgaataatggattacattcgttcaaaaaatgttatccttgtttcttatatgctcacaaaccaggacacatgtggagatgtcctggtttgtgagcatcgtatgtgacaacgtgctcgaaactttttcaattttttccacggcatacgcaaatgatacggcgacaactcgacaagtttcatgattttcgaaattcattcgcattttatacaattaaaaaaccactcccatgcaagttggcggcgttgccccgtgagcacgttgatcgaaatttcgagacagttcctgcatttagcctaaatttacactaagaaacaaggataacattttttgaacgaatatAATCCATTATtcaatgcacctgcagttcaaacttacattttctggaaaaattcaacaaaacaaaataaactatagaaatatgccaaaagacaatgaaaatgtcccaaatttaaacatgttgtttgtggtagtgtactaaagcttcaaaaaaattggtggcaaaaaaccaaaaaaattattttgcggAGTGCTTAGGGttcgcactcggcaaagtaataactttgccgagtgccgcccagctggcactcggcaaagagctgctgaattttttttaaaacttcgtCGAGTAccagatcacgacactcggcgaagaaaattgactttgccgagtgtcgccgatCTGGCACACGGCAAAGCCGCCTTATCCCTTCACCCGCGCCCGGCCGgcgc from Miscanthus floridulus cultivar M001 chromosome 11, ASM1932011v1, whole genome shotgun sequence includes these protein-coding regions:
- the LOC136494902 gene encoding beta-fructofuranosidase, insoluble isoenzyme 2-like; translation: MRALGRVAWSWLLLLQLAGASHVVYDYENLEVEAAADTVPPSIVDPLLRTGYHFQPLKNWINDPNAPLYYKGWYHLFYQYNPKGAVWGNIVWGHSVSRDLINWVALKPAIEPSIASDKYGCWSGSATTLPDGTPAIMYTGVNRPDVNNQVQNIAYPRNKSDPLLREWVKPTHNPIIVPRGGVNATQFRDPTTAWRHADDGHWRLLIGSVDGAARGVAYVYRSRDFKRWTRARRPLHSADTGMWECPDFYPVSTAGRRVGVETSEAESGSSRQAKYVLKNSLDLRRYDYYTIGTYDRTAERYVPDDPAGDERHLRYDYGNFYASKTFYDPAKRRRILWGWANESDTAADDVAKGWAGIQAIPRTVWLDPSGKQLLQWPIEEVEALRGKSVTLKNRVIKPGQHVEVTGIQTAQADVEVSFEFEVSSLVGAEALDDPALASDAQRLCGARGAAVEGGLGPFGLWVLASANREERTAVFFRVFRPARGGDNPVVLMCTDPCKSSLDPNLYQPTFAGFVDTDISNGKISLRSLIDRSVVESFGAGGKTCILSRVYPSLAIGKNARLYVFNNGKADVKVTRLTAWEMKKPLMNGA